A genome region from Bacteroidota bacterium includes the following:
- a CDS encoding hemerythrin domain-containing protein, producing MDITDHIQQILQRYADKGAFHAINGYEDLQRAGIQGDLVLALLDLFEDPSSFSEDKFQDFPIPVIMDYIQRTHQFYLSKKLPEIEQSIHLLLENYSGGHPLLTVLTQFYQSYKHDLVEHIALEEKQLIPYIQYLCQTDKPVSDIYTFYKKTQSYSLQHFLESHHDMEQDLTQVRGTMLKCRPPVTNQTPYRILLSQLETFEKDLAVHSMVEDRILLPRALGLEQSFMDDLKYRAGSN from the coding sequence ATGGATATAACGGACCACATTCAGCAAATATTACAGCGTTACGCCGACAAAGGAGCGTTTCACGCAATAAACGGTTATGAAGATTTGCAACGTGCAGGTATTCAGGGAGATTTAGTGCTGGCACTTCTTGATTTGTTTGAAGACCCAAGCAGTTTTTCGGAAGATAAGTTTCAAGACTTCCCTATTCCGGTCATCATGGACTATATCCAGCGCACCCATCAGTTTTATCTGTCAAAGAAATTGCCGGAGATAGAACAAAGCATTCACCTATTACTTGAAAATTATTCTGGGGGACATCCGCTTTTAACCGTCCTCACCCAATTTTATCAAAGCTATAAACACGATTTAGTGGAGCATATAGCACTGGAAGAAAAACAATTGATTCCCTATATTCAATATCTCTGCCAAACGGATAAACCCGTTTCGGATATTTATACTTTCTATAAAAAGACACAAAGCTATTCGCTCCAGCACTTCCTTGAAAGCCATCACGATATGGAACAAGACTTGACTCAGGTTAGAGGAACCATGTTAAAGTGTCGTCCTCCGGTAACGAATCAAACTCCATATCGTATTTTGCTGAGCCAGTTGGAAACTTTTGAAAAGGATTTGGCTGTACATTCTATGGTCGAAGACCGAATATTGCTACCGCGCGCTTTGGGGCTGGAGCAGTCATTCATGGATGATTTGAAATATCGTGCTGGTTCTAATTGA
- a CDS encoding T9SS type A sorting domain-containing protein, producing the protein MKTAAILFFSIFLFSSQLITAQDSKPEVLNTAQVSQIDVSGKWVGKRSQLSWDRKSIIEEFVYEFDLKQEGDRVTGTTTIINTAGDYADMKIEGMIVGNKFHFAEKEVKSAIRPNGMVWCFKSGELNFAKVGSQIKLVGATPSFMENSNFPCSGGITELTKSDNSNIDLSKLANTTTGSVGTSAKIDITTFPNPFVEQANIRYNLIEDSQVKLEVFDISGKLVSRILDENQKTGVHSSVFTAKNYGFLSGIFIVKMTVNGEVFSRQLVQMR; encoded by the coding sequence ATGAAAACAGCAGCCATTTTATTTTTCTCTATTTTTCTTTTCTCCAGCCAACTGATTACCGCACAGGATTCCAAACCGGAGGTGTTGAACACTGCTCAGGTTTCACAAATTGATGTATCAGGAAAATGGGTGGGTAAGCGCAGTCAACTTTCTTGGGATCGAAAAAGTATCATCGAAGAATTTGTGTATGAATTTGATTTGAAACAAGAAGGTGATCGGGTGACTGGAACTACTACCATTATCAATACTGCCGGTGATTATGCCGACATGAAAATTGAAGGCATGATAGTGGGCAACAAATTTCACTTTGCAGAAAAGGAAGTAAAAAGCGCTATTCGTCCGAATGGTATGGTATGGTGCTTTAAAAGTGGCGAGTTGAACTTTGCAAAGGTAGGAAGCCAAATTAAACTGGTTGGCGCCACTCCAAGTTTTATGGAGAATTCCAACTTCCCATGTTCCGGTGGCATCACAGAGTTGACCAAATCGGACAATAGTAATATTGACCTATCTAAACTTGCTAATACCACTACTGGAAGTGTTGGGACATCTGCTAAAATTGACATCACTACATTCCCAAATCCTTTTGTAGAACAAGCGAACATTCGCTATAATCTTATAGAAGATTCTCAGGTAAAGTTAGAGGTGTTTGACATCAGTGGAAAACTGGTTAGTCGGATACTAGATGAAAATCAAAAAACAGGTGTTCACTCTTCGGTATTTACTGCAAAGAACTATGGATTTCTTAGTGGCATTTTCATTGTCAAGATGACGGTGAATGGGGAAGTATTCAGTCGCCAGTTGGTACAGATGCGATAG
- a CDS encoding cold shock domain-containing protein, whose amino-acid sequence MQKGKVKFYNRVKRFGFIVDNETLKEYFVHSSGLIDEIKEGDEVEFEIEEGKKGLNAVNVKTA is encoded by the coding sequence ATGCAAAAAGGTAAGGTAAAATTCTACAATCGGGTAAAACGTTTCGGCTTTATCGTTGACAACGAAACCCTAAAGGAGTACTTCGTTCACTCATCCGGTCTGATAGATGAAATCAAAGAGGGTGATGAAGTTGAATTTGAAATCGAGGAAGGTAAAAAGGGATTAAATGCGGTCAATGTAAAGACTGCCTGA